The Ralstonia sp. RRA DNA segment TGATCTGCCACGTCGACAAGCTGGCCTACCCGATCCGCGACGGCATCCCCGTCATGCTGGCTGACGAAGCCCGCCAGACCGTGGAAGGCACGCCGGTCGATCCGGCCTGATGCATCAAGGTTGATCGCCATGTCGCACGCGCCGTTCATCGCTGTCATTCCCGCGCGGCTGGCGTCCACGCGGCTGCCCAACAAACCGCTGGCCGACATTGACGGCAAGCCGATGGTCGTGCGCGTGGCTGAACGCGCGCATCAGTCGTCCGCCGCGCGCGTGGTGGTCGCCACCGACGCCGTCTCGGTCGCCGACGCCTGCATGCAGCACCACGTCGAAGCCGTACTCACGCGCGCCGACCACGCCTCCGGCACCGACCGCCTGGCCGAAGTGGCCACCGTACTGGGGCTGCCCGACGACGCCATCGTCGTCAACGTGCAAGGCGATGAACCGCTGATCGCCCCGACGCTGATCGACAACGTGGCCGCCCACCTGCGCGACCACCCGGATTGCGCCATCGCCACCGCCGCCCACCCGATCCACGACGCCGCCGACGTGTTCAACCCGAATGTCGTCAAGGTCGTACTGGATGCGGCCGAGCGTGCGCTGCTCTTCTCGCGCGCCCCACTGCCCTGGGCACGTGACGTCTGGACGCCCGCCGTACTGGCGCAACCCGCCGCCGAGCGCCCGCTGCCCGCCATGCCGGTGCTGCGCCATATCGGCATCTACGCGTATCGCGCTGGCTTCCTGCGCCGCTTCCCGCAACTGGCCGCCGCGCCACTCGAACAA contains these protein-coding regions:
- a CDS encoding Trm112 family protein, with the translated sequence MDNRLLEILVCPLCKGTLQHDRANNELICHVDKLAYPIRDGIPVMLADEARQTVEGTPVDPA
- the kdsB gene encoding 3-deoxy-manno-octulosonate cytidylyltransferase; the protein is MSHAPFIAVIPARLASTRLPNKPLADIDGKPMVVRVAERAHQSSAARVVVATDAVSVADACMQHHVEAVLTRADHASGTDRLAEVATVLGLPDDAIVVNVQGDEPLIAPTLIDNVAAHLRDHPDCAIATAAHPIHDAADVFNPNVVKVVLDAAERALLFSRAPLPWARDVWTPAVLAQPAAERPLPAMPVLRHIGIYAYRAGFLRRFPQLAAAPLEQTEQLEQLRAMWHGERIAVLTTDDAPAAGVDTPEDLARVRAAWSELLAQDGP